A stretch of the Prochlorococcus marinus str. MIT 0918 genome encodes the following:
- the rlmD gene encoding 23S rRNA (uracil(1939)-C(5))-methyltransferase RlmD: MKKGTVTPPLNTSLTVKCIDIDHAGYGVCKWNSCVIKVPGLIPNEEAIIKCELRIKSYWIAKIEKIILYSKSRTVPICPVAEECGGCTLQHINDKNQFIIKNTQFYNELVRTNLIDKNFIINSYPSSLNLNYRNKAIMPVRSNTPSTISIGYYKYNTHDIINIDSCPVLDNRINNILDTIINQLSNSNIYADNDLSQDNALRHISIRLGINTNEILITFISSYKLKNKLRTLVSNITSIHTNIVGIVNNIQPNRTNVIFGDETFVLFGRPYLLEKFCNLRFRIGVTSFFQPNLNLAEQIIKLITKFLSKDKRVIDAYSGIGTISIPLANIGYDVLSIENNIESNKLAIINAKLNHITNINFYCGDVEKYLYDLLEESDALIIDPPRKGLSVKTTNIILERMPDLIIYQSCNPSSLRRDLTSIIENGNYTIDNISTLDFFPQTTHLESLTILRKLNSKFS, encoded by the coding sequence TTGAAAAAAGGCACAGTCACTCCACCTTTAAATACCTCCCTTACTGTTAAATGTATAGATATCGATCATGCTGGTTACGGAGTTTGTAAATGGAATTCTTGTGTTATTAAAGTCCCTGGATTAATACCTAATGAAGAGGCTATCATCAAATGTGAATTACGTATAAAATCGTACTGGATAGCTAAAATTGAAAAAATAATTTTATACTCTAAATCAAGAACAGTTCCAATTTGTCCTGTAGCAGAAGAATGTGGGGGATGTACTTTACAACATATTAATGATAAGAATCAATTTATAATTAAAAATACTCAATTTTACAATGAGCTGGTCAGAACAAATTTGATAGATAAAAATTTTATTATTAATTCCTATCCCTCTTCATTAAATCTTAATTATAGAAATAAAGCGATTATGCCTGTAAGGTCTAACACTCCATCAACTATATCTATAGGTTATTACAAATATAATACTCATGATATAATTAATATAGATAGCTGCCCTGTATTAGATAATAGAATTAATAATATATTAGATACAATAATCAATCAACTATCAAACTCAAATATATATGCCGATAATGATCTATCCCAAGATAATGCTCTTAGGCATATCAGCATACGATTAGGAATAAATACAAATGAAATATTAATTACCTTTATTTCTAGTTACAAACTTAAGAATAAATTACGAACATTAGTATCTAACATAACATCAATTCACACTAATATTGTAGGAATTGTAAATAATATTCAGCCTAACAGAACTAATGTTATTTTTGGAGATGAAACATTTGTATTATTTGGGAGACCATATTTATTAGAGAAATTCTGTAATCTCAGATTTAGAATAGGAGTTACTTCTTTTTTTCAACCAAATCTTAATCTTGCTGAACAAATTATTAAGTTAATTACAAAATTTCTTAGTAAGGATAAGAGAGTAATAGATGCTTATTCTGGTATAGGTACAATATCAATACCTCTTGCAAATATTGGTTATGATGTTCTCTCTATAGAAAACAATATAGAGTCTAATAAATTAGCAATTATAAATGCAAAATTAAATCATATAACTAATATTAATTTCTATTGCGGTGATGTAGAAAAATATCTATATGATCTTCTTGAAGAAAGTGATGCACTTATTATTGACCCTCCTAGAAAAGGTTTATCTGTTAAAACAACAAATATTATTTTAGAAAGAATGCCAGATTTAATTATTTATCAAAGCTGTAACCCCTCTTCATTAAGAAGAGATTTAACATCAATTATAGAGAATGGTAATTATACTATAGATAATATTTCAACTCTGGACTTCTTCCCTCAAACAACTCACTTAGAATCTTTAACTATACTAAGAAAATTAAATTCTAAGTTCAGCTAA